gggggagcttttggaggaccaaaaagcactttctagccctccaaaagtacttttagctaaaaaaagagtgtttggtaaatttttcgaaaagctatttcagcttttgcgggaagctgaaacagcttttggagcgaagctccaatttggagcttttcaaaaatgctattttcagctttttcgaaaagctgtatttttgaccaaaatacctccattaaaaaaaaaattcctcccaaaaacctctctctcactgtctcttcctcttccacccaaccccactccctctcctccgccgccgcacccTCTCCTTCTGCCCCGCcgtcgcaccccctccctctcccctgcccccatggtggggaggtgccgaagaagaggaagacaggTCGTCTTGCCCTTCCCGCGGCCGCCACCGGCGACGACCCGTCACGGAAAGGGGCAATGCCGAAgaacaggaagaagaagaggccgAAGAAGGAGGTCCCACGGTGGGAGGGGCcgaagaataggaagaagaagggggttcCTGCGGCCGCCGGCGGTCACGACCCGCCCCCCTCCCGCATCCGCCACAGCCCGCCCGACGCTGACGACCTCACGGGAGGAGGGCACTTCCCTCAGGGCCAGCCGCGGTTGCCGAGACTGCCGCGGGCGCCGCCGGCCGTGGCctggccccctcccgcggccgccgccggccccaACCTGGCCCCCTCCTGCGGCCGCGGCGGCCGGCCGCCTTCTGGTGCCGCCGGCcacgcgggaggagaagaaagaagaacgggggagaggaaggaaggagaagaagagaagaaaaaaagaaaagaaaaagaaaaggaaaaaaagaagaaaaagaaaaaaaaaagagaagaaaagaaaatttaaaaaaggaaaaaaataaaaaataaataaataaatatttatataaatgaatgaatgaatgaataaatgaataaataagataataaataaatatatttcaacattattaattatttacactaataattataatattttatatctttattattatattatactataaatattatattatattacattacattataatatattaatatgttattttaaataatttaatattatgttagattatgaaaaattaatttatactaataattataatattttatacctttattattgtattatactataaatataatatatattacattatatcataatacattaatatgttatgttaaataatttaatattatgttatattaccaaatattaatttactctaataattatattactattatgctatattataataatattattttatattacaataatattatactatatcgtatatttatatactaatatatgttatgttttattatgttctgttgtataatactatgcaatgtcctttatggtaattttgtcatacaaaagtactttctcagtttgtttaccaaacacaaacagcactttttataacagctctacttccaacagctctcccaaacaggtCCCAAGTCCTCCATCTCCCGCCAATCACAACCGCTCGTTCCTATAAGCCCCATTCATCAAGCACTCATCACGGTGCACCACTATAGAAATGTGCGGCTGTGATTATCAGCATGCATGACCACATTCTTGTTCTTGGTAACACAGTCTGGGCCTCCTTAATTCGGTAGGTGAAATATACCTTTCTCTTTTTGTCAATGTTAATAGGTAAGATTTATTTTAAGGTCCATTTGGTTTTGTATAAATGGGTTGAAAGGGAGTCCACTTTGAATTGTTCATTTCTTCCTAAATTAGTTCATCTCAGAAACTCACTTTACCTCGAACCTAGTAGACACCTAAAATAATCTCTTTCTAGGCTGAACTAAGTTTGGAGTGCAGTTAGTGAAAACCAAACTAGGCTTTAGCAGAGCATGATACATGGATTTGAAGGGCTTGGGTATTCAATAATAGGAGCGAGGGATTTTGTAGAAAAAAATaccatctaattaattttctatagaaaactattttttcttattatttaacAAAACAGATTGTTATATTCCAATTGTCAACCTCAAATGAGTGTGTAAATTTAGTACAAACTATTTTAGTCAATGCACAAGTACCACTACGGGAAAAAGGGTAAAAGCCGACTCTTGATTGCCGACGCTAtggaaaagcgtcggcaaatttggCCGCCTATAGAACTTTTCCCGACACTTATTAGAAGCGTTGGCAAATTAAAGGAATccacgatgcttaaaagcgtcgtcaaaGTCCTCAATTCCAAATGACGCTCGGTAGCGTGGGAACTGGTTATAGGGCGACGCTATTATGCGTCATTGTTCTTCCAGACCTACAACAACGGTTAAATGCGTCGGGATaatacgacgcttataagcgtcgataTTAGACGACGCATATAAGCGTCGTCGAAGGCGAGCACACCACCCTAACCCAGCGACCGACCCCGATTGCCCTAAACCgagcccacgcccacctgcccgacgtcttaCCCACGCTTTGGGGGGCGTGGGCTGGAaatctaccgacgcttaaaagcatcggtaAAGACCAAGAAAAGCGCCGgaagatatcctttcttttgtagtgtacTAACGGTGAATACACAAGTAATATAAGTCAATGCATATACGAGAATGTCCTCCTAATAGCCATGAGGGCATAGATAAAATTGTCCGATAAAAGACtagtttgagaaaaaaataatctaacTCAGTTTTGCAAAATAGGAATGTAGCGACATTTTCTTGAAACATTTGACTAATCTTTTAATATTGTACTATAGTGTCACTCAAACTCTAATTTTAAACTATTACGGTAGACTCTATGGACATCaattgtttgaattgcaatgTTCAAGTGTATTTGCCATATGACTATTATTCACAAGAAATATaattgaaaaggaaaaagagttaAAGACAAGAATTAAGGACCAAGGTTATCAAGCTACCTGTGAGAGGGATATCTGGTGAGAACTCAACTAGTGACCATAAAAACATGCGCACTTCCCCAAGAATTATTTCTTAGAAGCCCATCCGAGTCAAATACATATCTAGCACCACAGGTATATTTCAAGAGAAAAAATATACTCCTTTCTAATCCCCAAAAAATTTATACTCTCACCTTCAATAAATATATCTTGGTTAATTGTTTCTCTTACATTTAAGATAGAAATAAGAGAACACACCATCCAAACCTAAAAGTGTGTCTATCAAAATTATAGAAAtaataaagtaattttttttactaaatgAGAATGATAATCACTTATGCTTAGATATGGATGTTCAACTGACTATAATATTCATCTAATCCTACCTTTCTTAGGGCATTTATAGTATGCTTCTTTGCTAAGTGCATTCACCAATTTAACTTTCTAAGAGCATCATAGCCATCTATGCTTCCTCTCACAGGCATTTCATCTACTAAGAGCCTTTGTTTGTTGGTAGGAGATGATATGCTTGCAAGGTTGTATTCTATTCGAAGTTCTAAGATGTAGAGTCTTTGATCTCTGCATCTAGGACCTCCGcatcttaataaatttttagtgGATCCACAAACTACCTCTAGATGAGTTAAAGAACTCTCATTGCAGGTACTACCGCGTCAGTCTCTTCTTTTGATGGAGGGTGGATGTATATCTAGTATTTCAACTTTGGTACAGACAATGGAGGGTTGTTATATATCACTACAAAAAAAACCATCTTTCCCGACTTTTGTCTGCCGACGCTAAGtagaagcgtcggtaatttttttggaagtctggcttccgccgacgcttataagcgttgtcGAACCCCGTGGCTtaagccgacgcttaaaagcgtcggcgaaagtaaaaatcctttttttaattttttatcccAGGGAGTCTGgcttccgccgacgcttatCGCATCCCGTggcttttgccgacgcttttaagtgtCGGCGGAAGcaaaaaaatcctttttttttaattttttcctcccaacgacgctttagaaagcgtcgtcggaggccattatccccccccccccccccccccccccccctcctccctgcAAATTCCTCCCGatcccctccccttctctctccgccgctcgccccctcccccctcctctctacaAATCCCCTCCCCTCTCCCGATCCCTCAAACCCCCTCCCGATTCTTGATTAGGTTCCTTCCaagaagcgagagagagagagagagagcggccaCCCAGGCCCCCGATCCCTCTTCTCCGGTTGCCATCCCTCGAGCTCCAAATTAGAGGTTTGGCTTCCTTCCTCGCAATTCTTTTTTCCTCTGCTTTGGTGCCGCACAATCAAGGACGTCAGGTGCgctttcctctcttctcccttcgcCATAAACGTCCCCTATCTCTTCTTCACCCCACAAGGTAAGCCTCTGCTAATTTCTTTTCCCTGGAATCGATTTCTTTCATGTCATTGAAATTGTGGTAACGTGGATCAGGAAAGGAGAAAAATCCCAAGTTCGTGGAGCAGGTCTCGTTGGTTTGCGACAAGGATGATCACATAGTTGTGGTAGCTCATCTTcaatttttcctctcttttatttccCTTTTCTCCTTTCATGcggaaataattttttttccttcttcctgaATAGGGATGTCTAAGCGGAGTGCGGTCCCTCCAAGCTGCTGTGGATCTTCTCGACGTTGTGAGTggtttcttcccttcttcttacaGATTTCGGTGATGAAGGAGCGAAAGGAAGAATGGCCGCGGCGGATCGGGCGCAGCAGAGGAGGCGACGGCCCTCGAGCACTCCGCGCACTCGAGCGCGCCGACCTTCCCGCCCTTGATCTTCTTCACCGCCGCGTACTCCATGGTCGAGAACGACTCCAGCACCTCCGGGTCGAGCCCCCGTCCTGCTGCTCTTCCGACGGCGCCTCCATCCACGGCGGCGGAGACGGCGGAGATGTCGTCGTCGCAGGTGTTGAGCAAGACGGCGAAGATGCCCACGAGGAAGAAGGCACAGATGAAGACGACGATGACGATCGCCAGAGAAGAGTTGATGTTGGTGTTGTGGGTGCCAAACGAGCCGTCGTCGGTGGACGCTAATTGTTGGGCGTCGGCGTAGCGGGGGGTGACCAGAAGCACTAGCACGACGACTAATGGCATCGGGAGGAGGATGGATGGTGGCCTGGTGGGGCACTGAtcgtcataatttttttttctgtaaaaaaaattatgacgacgctttaaagcgtcgctactTGAAGaaattttagcgacgcttaaaagcgtcgctacaaataactttagcgacgcttaaaagcgtcgctaaaaataaCTTTAGCGACGCTTTCCAAATGCgtcagaaattttttttccactccgacatagccgacgctttggtgacgctttgaaaagcgtcgggaagaaaattaccgacgcttataagcgtcggtaaaagcctcaaaaagcgtcgccaaagctcctttttcttgtagtgtatGTAGTACTTCAACATGCATATATATGGAGGGTGGCTGTATATCTAGTATTTCACTCCTAGTAATAGAAGGAATAACTTCCTTGCACAATGGAAATATACCCTAATTTTTTTCAAATCGAAACCCCTTACCCTTGTTCTAGCTCATATAGCCCAATTTAGTCCCAAGTTAGCCCAACCTAGTCAAACCCCATATGCTCCAACTCAATCCAAATAACTTGATCAAACATGATTACATCCAAGCGTGCATAATCATATCCGACTATACCTGATCCAACCCAATCCCAATCTTAGCCAACCAAATCAACCCTAACCTACCAACCCTTTTGATTACATCGGATTACATGCAAAGCTTTGGAGAAGTGCAAGGGGAAATTTCATGAGAACTTGGgaggttttttcttttatttttttagttagaTAGCAAGGGCTCATAGGAAATAAGCTATAAAATAAGGGTAACCCTCCATAAATATCCTTAACTTCTCAAACCTTAATGATGAGGCACATTTGGTATTAATTGCCAAAGATTTTACCAGCTTGGTAAGCTAGCACTTTCAAGAACTtaggaggttttaattactgTCAATTATCAAATTTGGATAGGACTATTGTATGCTATGATCTCCCATCTAGCTACACTTTATTCTCATATTTAAGTAACACGATAaataatttcaattttttagCTCGTGCACTTgttctctttctatttttcaaaagagTGGAATTGAATGCAAAAGAATGCATGCAATAAATTGGAAGAATGTTTATAATTTGATGGAGAAGAGAATTTAGCGAAGATAAGAGAGGGACATGAACCGTATTTATTTCTAGAGAATAGAGTAAGGCCATAGCTAGCTGTCATTTGGTAGAGAGAGCCCAATGGAGTTAGAACATGGATAGTTGGGTCTGGTTTGTTCTAAAACAAGAACCTATTTGTTTATTGAGAAAAGCGGACATCTTTTGCATTGctctggaaaaaaaaaggaccaaGATGTAAAAgttctgttatttttttttttcagaaaaagatTAGGGAAGAGATGATTATGTCATTCCAACCTCCTTGCATGATAATTCaggattttcttttttagtAGAAGAAAGCAAACATTCAGTACGTAACAACAATAATCCCTTCAACTGGAGTGTAATAACTCTTCTGGACAGCACCATTTTAGTTGAAGTTCCATAATTCTATATATAACCACTAACTGGCCACTAAATCCCTCCACAGTTGTACTCATGTTTACAAGTCTTACCGACCTTTATGATATAAGTGTGCTTGGCTTTGACGAGGAATGGAGGCATGCGGAGCAAAGCttcacacacacatgcttcgTCCACCTCAGCCAGCCACCGACAACAATTCTTGTTTACTTGCGGCTCTTCTCCATGTCCATGCCCATGTCCATGCCCATGCCTGTGTTCATGCCCATGCCCATGCCCATGCTCGTTCTCATCCCCAAGGCCATGGCCATGCTCGTGCTCGTGCTCATGCCCATGCTTGTGCTCATTCCCATGGCCGTGCTCGTGCCCATGATGATCATCTTCCTCACGCAGTTTCACATGGTTCGGACCCCCCGAGCCCTCCACCACTGGCAAAGCAATGCAAGCTCGATTAGCTAGTGCAAATTGAGAGAGGCATGGGGGCCCCAACTTTGCAAGCGATGGGTTAGGCATGAACAATAGAACCAGGAGGCTAGAAAGTGGGAGCAAATGCAGTGCTGCTCTTGCCATctcttaggttctctaggagaaGGAAGGATACGGTTCTTGAGGTGCCATTGGATTTATCTTCTTTAGTATTTATGGAGGCAAAGGGACGGGTAGGAGTTGTTTGGATATTTCATACTCTTTGTGccagaaagaagaggagagataaGACGGAGATTATGAATTGCATATGTTAGGTTGAAATGCCTCATGCTTAAGGCATGAAGAGGAGAGCATGCTTTAACAGATGAACTACTATTTTATCTCTGCTTTGTAGTGGTTGGTGAGGGTTTAGTAAGCATAAGAGAACACTTCTTTTCTCCTTTCCAAATATTTAGAAGGATTCAGCAATAGTAAGATGCTGGAAAGAATTGGATAGGTATGGAAAATAGATTGATAAAAATGAACAGTTTACGACAAGTTAATTCACATTTCTATTGatgcaatatatatatttatatatatagaagACTTTTGAAGGGAAAATAATACCAAGAATATGTAGCTCCGTAAGTAGTAATCTAGTAAAGCTTCTCTTTCTTCTGTTTTGACACCAGGGTGTATAACCTGGTTGGATGTTATGTTTTATGATGATAGATGAAGTGTAGCTCTCTGTTCTTAGtcgttttttctttcttttcttttttccttcgggggggggggggggtggggggtgggggagGGGGGGTTGCTGCATGGAAAAGCAACGTGTGAATGTTCACACACTTTCTGCGAGCATTTAAGATGGGAAACGGAAACAAGTCTCCTTTTGGTTAGATCATTGATTAGGATCGGCTCTTCTGCTCAAtttaaatcttaaaaaaaatagaaaaaataagaaaaattgtgAAAGTAGAACttaaatcttcttttcttttatttatgataaaaaaaatcGAGGTACATAATCtctatttataaaaataagatCTGCTCTTGTAAAATTTGGGTTGGATTATTCctgtttttaattctaatatgactctcttttttaaaatagatatcactagtaaaaatattttagaaaaagctaaaattctcAAGAAGGTAGATCCCAATTTCTGTATCAACTTTGACTTCTATTGCTTTCCCTCATTCTTCTTAGATAGAGAGCTACGTCTGattaaaattttattcgaaAAGAAAACTTTCTGTTTGACCAACTCATTTTAGGCCCCAAAAGATGGAATTTGGACTTGACGCTATGAGCCAAAGTGGCTGATCTTGCTCTTGAATCCTGTTCAGCAGTCATGCATGCATCTAATGACCGACAAAAGTCACATGCagtgccggctcgagccttaggcgactgaggcggtcgcctaaggcccccgatTGAAAGAAGGCCTCGTTTTGGCGCTTGCACTACTGCACAGCTACAGGCCTATAGCTTTCACATCCGCCTGCAACGCCGCCGCTACAGTGGGTTCCCGTCGACGGACACTCGAACAGCGAGACAGGCTATGGCTATAGCCTATAGGTGAGTCGGTGACTGAGGTGGATCGTGAGCTACAAGCCTACGACAAAGACAACCAACAGACATTTCCTCCCCCACTTTCTCTTCTCTGAGTTctcttccccctcctcttctcagTTCTCTCCtagtgttttttttgttttctgaacCTTTTGGGCAGTGACTCAGTCCTCTCCGACTCTCCCCCCACCACCAAACTCCAATTCTTCTCCAGTTTCTTGATAACTCGACCATCGACGGGCGCTTCTTCGGTTCTTGGGTCGCCGGCCGCCCCTGCTCCGGAGTCCGGAGATCGGAGTCCGGACCTCCTCTCTACTCTCCTCGGCTCCTCGCCTCCTCGCCGCCGCCCGCCAGCCGCCCCTGTTCCGGAGTCCGGACACTAGAGTCTGGACAACTGGACCTCCTCTCCAGAGTCTAGAGTCCAGACTCCAGCAGTCCAGCTCTCCTTGGCTCCTCCGGCCTCCGCTCCTCGCCGTTCCCGGCTCCTTGTTGTCCTCCGCAGCTCCGCTCCTCGCCGTCCTCGTTAGCGGCGAGCGGTCCACCGTCCACCAACCACCGTCCTCCGGCTAATAGGCAAGAACTTAAGGTTCGTTTGCCGAAGTCCACCGTCCACGGGGCCTCACTTTTTAACTAGCTTTGGGGAGACATGAGACATCAGTCATCACTCATCACTcatctaatttttttaatgctttCTTTCTCTGTCTTCTCTCAAATATATTAGATTTGGAGGAATGAGATACCTGAGGGCAGGGGCCTctgaaggagagaatagtttcATTTGAGGTCAGTAAGAGCATTTAGTTCTCATACCTTGTTTTTGACATTCAGGGTTatctttttgttcttctttttggCGTTCATATGATAAAGATTGAATCTTTTTTTCTGTGTCTGATTTTTTCTGGAGAGTTTTGGGGTTCTTCACGCTTTTGATCATGCTTTGGATTGAGTTGAGGctggctctttttttttaaatcattcTCTCCCCAGAAGTCCAAACTCTTAGACATCCTTTCAAAGTTTAGAATGGTTGTCATCTGAGAGAGTTAGGGCCAGGCAAATTTGTCTCGCACAGGTCTCTACATCTCAGAGAAATAATTGACCAATGCCCTCACCTCCCTATCGTGTTGAAGGCCACCTAGCTGGCTAAACCTTTTCTGCATCATGATGACTTCGAGCCTCTTCACTATGAAGTCTATCAACAGGCGGACAAGAGTCATAGTTGCTGGATGTAGCCACACCATATTGGGCACTTCCAAGTTCCAACAAGCAATTTTTGCTTGCAATTTTTGTTGCTTACTCCTGATGAGTTTCTtcaaagatttaatttttttgatcaCAGATTGAGGTCTTTGGGTTTCATTGcacttattaaaaaattttcataattaaaaaaaaggcccctcttactgagttcgccttaggccccaaacgcattgggccgcccctggtcACATGCAcccaaaagaaataaagaaatggCTGACAAAGTCGACATCTCTTAAAAACCACAACAGGCTTGCTAAATCTTCATTAATTTGTTCGCCAAGATCGCCGTGAGATTCATGCAAGCAACAACATTTATCGGTATGCATATTTTTCTGATGCAATAATCTTTTTTCACCATCCATATAAtgaatttaataaattatttcatTTCGAAAGTTGTACTTCTCTCATTTCTCCTGCATTCGACACTTCAAAACTTCATTATAGATTTAATGAGCcatctacaaagagaaatccagTCACTTATGACTGTGATTTAAATGGAAAGGAGCAATCTTCATAAGATGCATTATTATACTGAGGTAGAAACCTAGTCCATGACGGTTAAAACCTCACTAACCGTTGGCTTTTATCAGGCCGTTCAAacaacaccgttggtttttattCCATTGGCAACGGCCTTACTCTCACCCTTCACATACTTTGCCTGGTTCCGGGGCACTGCTCCACTTGCACCATTGCTCTGTTTCACCCCATCTTTAACCTCGATGGCGCCGCTCAGAAATCTTTGCACAATCTCCTTGCTAGGACCCTCCACCACCTTCTCCCATGCCTCGGCCTCGCCTTCCTGGCCTCGCTTCAGGAAGAACTCGGTGGCGTCGATGCGATGCACATCCCAACCAGGGAGGGTGCAGAAGCGGTGGATCTTCTTCAGCTGATTGCAGGTCAGCGTGCATGTGTTGAACTTGATCTCAGTGACCGCGGCCTCCAGCATCCTTGCCCGCGTCGCTTCACCGATCGATGCCTCCATGCGGAAGTAGCTGTCCATCTCCGGCACCCCGATCGACCTTCGGATGCCCTTCGAGTAGTCGCCATCTTGGCGGAACGCGCTCCTCGCCTCCTCCACCAGCCCCTGCTCCACCATCTTGTCCACTCGTATCGACACGAAGAAGTGCAGGAGGGGCAGATCGACGTCGATCCACACGAAGCAACTCTCGTACCGGGATCGGAACTCGCTGCCCTCGCCATCAACCAATGCCTCGATGTACGAGTTGGAGCCGCCGGCAACGATGGGGACGCGACCACGCCGGAGGATGGAGTCGATGGCATGCATGGCCGCACGGCAAAAATCGGAAGCGGTGAAGTCGGCGTCCGGGTGCACGCCACCGATCAGGTGGTGGGGAATGCCGGCGGACTCCTCCTCCGTCACCTTGTTGCTGATGACGTCAAGGCCATCATACACTTGCATCTTGTCCGAGTTGACGACTTCACCGTTAAATTGGGTGGCGAGGGTGATGGCCAACTTGGATTTTCCGGAACCGGTCGGGCCCAGGACAAACACGACCTTGCCTTGGCGACGAGGGAGGCTGGCTGTCTCCATTGAGAAGGGTCCGAAAGCAGGCAAGCTGGAAGGGGGGCTGAAGCTGCCGGAGTCTTTGGAGAGCAAGCCTGCCGTACGTGATGGTATAGAAGGAATGCCATGAGCAAAAAGATACAAGAATGGCGTACGTGTGTTGGAGATTTATGAGAGAGCCTTCAGATCCTTGGTGGCCTATCTAGCTGTGTAGATTGTGTACGTGAAACAAACTTATGGAGGTAACACGAGCCATACAAACAGTTTCGTATGCAGATTATCTCTAGTTTACTGATTTCAAATGGGAATTTAGGGACTTATCTATAATCATGTCATGTAAACTACGTTTCTAAGGAGGTTTTGCACCTCTTTTCtctatcaaaaaagaaaaaagatgacaGAAAAACAACAACGCCGACAAAAGTAGCGCTAGTAATACATGATTCCTTTATTGTTGGCACAAGACTTTTTGTACAAATCAACATTGCGTGCATATAATATGCATTAAATGCAGCATTTTTTCtcgaataataataaaaaaatttgataaaCACTAACATCAAACATTAATTTTGCCTTGGTttctatgattttatttttaaaaataaaagttaaaaaataaaagcgATGCCACTCCGGCTCTTAGTTTCTTTGAATTTAAGGTAATAATTTtcatttaaagaaaaaagaataagaaacaaaagaagtgccccaccaaaataaaagaaaaatagagcagaaacaaaaaaagatgGGATCACAATCTTTTTCTCATAGGCATGCATCTTTTTGTATCCACTATAACTTGCTAATATCTTGATAAAGATTGGTTGAAACTATTAAAAATACTAttataactaaaaaaaaaaatcaaaaagtgtAGTAAGAAAGCAAGGAAAAATACCTTAAAAATGTTTATTTCTATGACAGTCTTCTTTACTCGACTTGGTCTTgtaatttgaagatgggaggaggagaagagaagaatcctcagaatatttttttttttaaaaaaatctaattaagATTGTTCTTGAGTTTGGAACTTTGGTACCATCGAGTCTAGAGTTCACTTTTATAGTCACCAATCAAACAGATTTACCCTTCAAAGCCATTCCTATCATATGAGGTTTGGAAAGAGTTCAATGAATCAGACAAAATAGGAAAGAATATCCTGTTTGAATCTTATCCAATATTTACGGCTTTGCAAAATATCTTGTTTTACAAAAATCAAGAAATAATTATAGTTTTTAAATAAAAGTTTTGCGATATTATCTATTACAGAAACCAAGATTCACCGAACTAGGTCGAGCCGCCCGGTTCGGCCGTTCCGAGCCACTTGGTTCGGCCGTTCCAAGCCGACCTGGTGGGGACCCGGTTGGCTCGCATGTTCTTTTCAAACCCAACTCTGAACCGGCTAGAACTGGTCTTAAACGGGCTGGAACCAATCCCGAACTAGCTGAAACTAGTTCCGAACAGATAGAAACTGGCTGGAACCAGTCAAAATTGGTCTGAACAGGCCGGTCTCATGCGGAACTAGGGTGAATTCTAAACCGGCCCCctcaccttttttttcttttgttttaaagAGTGGTTGGGAAGGCCCTAGAAGTTTATCAAGCCTTCTCAACCTATCCGAATAACTCCCTCCTTTCTCACAGTAAAAAATATACTGATTCGGCATGATTGAAGAAGGATCCAGCCCTAAATCAGGTATGCTTCCTCTCTCCTActttatttttgctttttttattgacgccaaattttttttaaaaaatttgcaaaataaggaaaaatcatgccaaaatttttgattttggctttattttatgatatattgtatatttACAAATGATCTACATGGTGAcgtaaaattttttaattttttgtttacatataactttaaaaaattaaaaatatatttttggatttagaaaataagaaaataaaaattataaaattataaaattagaaGTGTATTTAGAGGCATGTAAGATACTCTTCAACTAAATTTGGTGTCCATTTTGATGCTATTATATGTATTGTGGCCTAGgcctaaatttaaaaaaaattaagaaataagtAGCTTTTGATACATTTCTACAAccttagaaaaatatatgtagcatccattATAAGGTTCTACATAGATCTAAGCTcagattaattttttaaaatatttatatttaatttttttttaatttaaaaaattattaaaaaatttataattaatactaaaaattaggaaaaattagtagtatgtaatatatatatttgaggtattttttaaagtaaaaaaatatatttttctaaatttatgttatttaa
Above is a genomic segment from Phoenix dactylifera cultivar Barhee BC4 unplaced genomic scaffold, palm_55x_up_171113_PBpolish2nd_filt_p 000026F, whole genome shotgun sequence containing:
- the LOC103696549 gene encoding zinc transporter SLC39A7-like, with protein sequence MARAALHLLPLSSLLVLLFMPNPSLAKLGPPCLSQFALANRACIALPVVEGSGGPNHVKLREEDDHHGHEHGHGNEHKHGHEHEHEHGHGLGDENEHGHGHGHEHRHGHGHGHGHGEEPQVNKNCCRWLAEVDEACVCEALLRMPPFLVKAKHTYIIKVGKTCKHEYNCGGI
- the LOC120104574 gene encoding adenylate isopentenyltransferase 5, chloroplastic-like — translated: METASLPRRQGKVVFVLGPTGSGKSKLAITLATQFNGEVVNSDKMQVYDGLDVISNKVTEEESAGIPHHLIGGVHPDADFTASDFCRAAMHAIDSILRRGRVPIVAGGSNSYIEALVDGEGSEFRSRYESCFVWIDVDLPLLHFFVSIRVDKMVEQGLVEEARSAFRQDGDYSKGIRRSIGVPEMDSYFRMEASIGEATRARMLEAAVTEIKFNTCTLTCNQLKKIHRFCTLPGWDVHRIDATEFFLKRGQEGEAEAWEKVVEGPSKEIVQRFLSGAIEVKDGVKQSNGASGAVPRNQAKYVKGESKAVANGIKTNGVV